CGTCAATATCGGCGTCGACGTCAAGGTCGAGCAGTTGCTCGCCGATCACGACGCCGTGCTTTACTGCGGCGGCTCCGAGACGCCGCGCGAGGCGGGCATTCCGGGCACCGACCTTGCGGGCGTGCATGATGCGATGCCCTATCTGGTGCAGCAGAACCGCCGCGTCGGGCGCGAGAACATCGACAGCGTCGGCTGGCCGTCGGACCCGATCCTTGCCGGCGCCAAACATATCGTCGTCGTCGGCGGCGGGGATACGGCTTCGGACTGCGTCGGCACGGCCTTCCGCCAGGGCGCCGTCAGGGTCACCCAGCTCGACATCCGGCCGCAGCCGCCGGAGAAGGAAGACAAGCTTGCCGTCTGGCCCTTCTGGGCGACGAAGATGCGCACCTCTTCCTCGCAGGCCGAGGGCGCCGTGCGTGAATTCCAGGTGGCCACTCTTGAATTCGTCGGCGAAGACGGTGTGCTGACCGGCGTCAAGTGCTGCGAGGTCGACGAACGCCGGCGGCCGGTTCCAGGCACGGAATTCGTCATCCGGGCCGATCTCGCCTTCATCGCCATCGGTTTCCGCGGGCCGTTCACCGGCAGCGTGCTGAAGGAGCTCGACGGCAAGCTGACGCTCAACACCGATAAGCGCGGCTCGACCAACGTCGTCGCCAACGACCGCGACTACAAGACTTCGGTCGACAAGTTCTGGACGGCGGGCGACGTGCGCCGCGGCCAATCGCTGGTGGTCTGGGCGATCCGTGAAGGCCGCCAGGCTGCGCGCGCCATCGACGAGGAATTGATGGGCTCGACCGTTCTGCCGAACTGACCGCCAGCCGCACACCTGCCCGAAGACCACGAACTCCGCCCCTCCGGCGGAGTTTTTTCATGGTGCACAGCGCTGTAGTGCGACCGCTTGACGCGGAGGCTCTGCGCCGCAAGCCCCAGGCAATGCCGGGAAGCGAGATTTTCCGCCGGACGCGGGCTCAGAAGGAGCCGGCGGCGACCGAAGCGGAGGTGCCCTGCCGTTTTGGCCACAGCACATTTCACCATCGGTCGCGACGCAAGGCCGCGAATGATCGACAAGGATTTTCAAATGGTTTCCGCACTTGACAGCACACGGCTGGTTTCGGCCCAATATGCCCTGAAAAACCTTCGCGGCTCCGATGACAGCGCGCAGGATACGCAGAGTTCATCGGCTGCCAGCATTCTGAGCAGCTACGGGCTCGATCCGAGCTCTTCCTCGCTTCTTTCCAACCAGGCCCTTTCTGGGCTGCTCGACAGGCTTTCGGCCCAAAGCGACACGTCGGACGAGTCCGACACGACGGGTGACGGCGCCGACGTCACCAGCGCCTCGTTCATGTCGATGCTGAAGCAGCAGCTGCAGGATGCGGCTGCGGCCGAAGGCGAGAGCGGCAAGGCCCATGACATGCTGGCCGCCCTCGAAGCGGGTACGCTCACCATCACCGATCCGACACAGGGCGTATCTATAACCGCCTGGGATGTCGACGATCCCGACGAGGCGGACACCGAGAGCAAGGCCGGCAAGGATATCGACGTCAGCGGCTGGAGCGACTTCCTCGACGCGCATCTGGAGCGCGGCGCCGATGGCGCCTTCGTCAAGGAAAACGGCAGTTATGTCGACCAGACGAACGACAGCAACGCTTTCTTCGGCCTGATCGGCTCGAACTATTATTATCTGAGCTGGCCGCAGGCGACGTCCGCATAAACTGCGTGAAGCAAAAGGGCGCCTCGGGCGGCCTTTTCATTTGACCGAGACTTCGGCCGGCGCCTTAACCGCCGGCAGGCGGTAGTCATCGACGCGGCCTGGAGGTGCTGGCGTCATTTCGCCCTGCTCGACCAGGAGATCGCGCGGCGAGCGCGTCAAAGTCATCGGTGGCGGCCTGGCACCGAGAAGCTCGGCGCCGCCGTCGAGATTGGGATCGGAGAGACTGATCGGCACGGTATGTTCGACCGGATTGGTGGGAAGGCCGAGACCGGGCAGATTGCTGGAGTCGAGGCGGACCAGATCGGGGCTTGCCTGCGTGCCGAGCAGACGCCGCGCCGGTTTTTCCACATAGAAGGCGAGCTTGCGCCGGCCGGCCTGCGTAAGGTTGATGCCATCGGAGGTGCGCAGGCGCACCTGCTGGCCGTTCACATCCGAACCGGTGACGATGAAGTTGCCGTTTTCGTCGACGAAACCATCCCAGATATCGACGAATTCACCGCCGATGCTTTCGACCTGGTTGCGATAGAGCTGGTTCATCTGGACGGCATCGGCCGTCATCGAATCGGATTCGAAGGCGGGAAGACCGACCCAGAGCAGCGGGATCTTGCGGTCGGTGACCTCCTTGCCGAAGGAAAGCACGCGGCGGCGGTATTCGGTGAACCAGCCATCGGTGCGGAATTTTTCCTTGGCGGTGTCGGTCACCATCTGCTGGCGGTCGTTGGCGCCGATCATGACGACGACCATTGCCGGCTTCAGCTCGTCGATCATCTTCGGCAGCTGTTCCGGCCAGTCGTAATAATCGTCGCGGACAAGGCCTGAGGAGACGTTGCCGCGGGCTTCGACGACGACACCCGGCGAGGTCTCGAAGGCGGCGGTGAGGCCGTCGCCAAGGCCGCTGGCCAGGAAATCGCCGACGATCAGGATCTTTCGGGCGTCGCCGAGCTTCTGTACGGCCGGCTCCTCCTCCTGTACGGGAGCGCGGACCGGCGGTGCAGTGCGGGTATTGACTATGGCTTTCTGCGCCGGCGGGCGTTTGCGCTGCTGGCGTCTCGGCTGCTGCACGTCAGGGGCCTGCGGGCCGTCGTCGAGATAGCGTCGGCCAAGGAAGAAATCGAAGATCGACCGGCGCTGATACCGCTGCTCTTGGGCTTCGGCGACATGCACCGGCGCAAAAGCGCCAAGGCACAGCGAAGCCGCCGCCAAGGCGAGCACGAGCCAACGGATTTTACAGGTCCGATCAATTTTCTTCGTCATGGGCAGTTCCGCATCTGCCGGCATCTTGCACGCAGGGCAGGCCAGCGTCCACTCCCACTGATATCTAGGTCACGGTTCTGCCGCTTCCAATGCGGGTTCGCCAAAACCGTGCGGCAGGAGACGGGGCGACCTGCATGAGACAAAGACTTGAAGCGCCCTGCATGATTCCCGAACCGATGCAAACTCTAGCGGCGCAGTGCGTTCAGAAGCGGCAACGAGGGCTCGCCGTCCGGCTGCATGCCGATGCGCGACTGCACGGCTGATATCGCCGCCTTCGAACCCGAGCCGAAATTGCCGTCCACCTCGCCATTGTAATAGCCGAGCGTCTTCAAACGGGTCTGCAGCTCGAATTTCTCGGTAATGTCGAGTGCGCCGTTCGGGCGCGGCCAACGCTGCTGCATACCGCCGTAGCCGGCGATCTGGTCGGCCAGCAGGCCGACGGCAAGCGCGTAGCTGTCCGAGGCATTGTAGTTCTTGATGGTGAAGAAGTTGGCGGTCATCAGGAAGCCTGGGCCGCCAGCTCCGGCCGGCATCTTCAGCACGGCTTTGGTAGCGCTCTCGCGGAAGGCCTTGCCGTTCGGGCGTGTCAGGCCGAGTGCCGCCCATTGGGCCAATGTATGGGTCTTGCCGGCCTGCTTGGCGGCCGCTGCGGGAACGACGACCTCATAGCCCCAGGTCTTGCCGGTATCCCAGCCGTTCTTCATCAGGAGATTGGCCGAGGTCGCCAGCGCGTCGGGGATCGAGTTCCAGATATCGCGATAGCCGTTGCCGTCGGCATCGATGGCATAAAGCAGGTAGCTTGTCGGAATGAACTGAGTGTGGCCCATCGCGCCGGCCCAGGAGCCGGTCATCTCGCGTGCCGGCACATCGCCGTTCTGCAGGATCTTCAGCGCGGCGACCAGCTGTTTCTTGGCGAATTTGGCGCGGCTCGGATCGGCATAGGCAAGCGTTGCCAGGGCGCGTGGCACGTAGTGCAGCCGGTCGTCCTTGTCGAGGACTGCGCCGTAATTCGATTCCATCGACCAGATGGCCAGCAGAATGGTCTTGTCGACCCCGAAGCGCTGCTCGATCGCAGCGAGCGTCCTTGCGTGCTTGGCGGCCATCTCGCGGCCGATCTTGACCGTATAGGGGTTGACGCGGGAATCGACATAGTCCCAGATCTTCGAGGTGAATTCCGGCTGGTAGGCCGCCTTTTCGAGCACGGTCGGATCGGGCTCGCTCACCCCGGAAAAGGCCTTTTGATAGGTTGCCTTACTGATGCCACTCTGAGCGGCAGTCTGGTAAAAATCCGCGATCCATTTCTGGAAGCGGGAATCAGCTTGCGCGTTGTCGGGGACCAGTGCCACCTGGACGGCGACAACGAGGGCGAGAGCAAGACCACGAAGGGAGTTTTTGTGATTCTGGGTCATCGACAGTCGTATCCGTCATCTTTAGTTTCTGGTGCAGCGGGGCATCATTTCCGCCCAGACCCGAGACTACAGGAACGGAGTCAACAAATTCTTTACCATGGCGGCCCGCTGCAGTCACCATTTGCAAAACAGTAGCAATTCTATACTAGTTAAAGCTAAAAAGCTCTATTTCCAAAGCGATATGATCGAAGCAGGAGGCCGGGTGTGGCTCAACACAACAAAGTTCGTAAAGCAGTATTTCCGGTTGCCGGGTTGGGAACGCGATTCCTGCCGGCGACAAAGGCTGTTCCGAAGGAAATGTTGACCGTCGTCGACAAGCCAATCATTCAATATGTCGTCGATGAGGCGATCGAAGCCGGGATCGAACATCTCGTCTTCGTCACCGGACGCAACAAGCACGTCATCGAAGATTATTTCGACATTCATTTCGAGCTGGAACAGACGCTGCGCGAACGCGCCAAGAAGGCGGAGATTACCCTTCTCGCCCAGCAATTGCCGAAGGCCGGCACGGTGAGCTTCACCCGCCAGCAGGAGCCGCTCGGCCTCGGCCACGCCGTGTGGTGCGCGCGTGAGATCGTCGGCGACGAGCCCTTCGCACTGTTGCTGCCCGATATGATCATGAAGGGTGACAAGGGCTGCATGAAGGGCATGATTGACCTCTATGCCCAGAGCGGCGGCAATATCATCGCCGTCGAGGAATGCGCACCGGATCAGGCGCATAAATACGGCATCGTCGGCGTCGGCGAGGCGATCGGCGACGGCTTCCGCATCACCGGCATGGTGGAAAAGCCTGCCAAGGGAACGGCGCCTTCCAACTTCTTCATCAACGGCCGCTATATCCTGCAGCCTGAGATCTTCAAGATCCTCGAAACCCAGGAGCGCGGCGCCGGCAACGAGATCCAGCTCACCGACGGCATGCTGAAGCTGCTGAAGGAACAGGATTTCGCCGGTTACCACTTCCGCGGCGCGACCTACGACTGCGGCGCCAAGGACGGCTTCATCCTGGCGAACGTCGCCTTCGCCCTCGAACGCGCCGATATCCGCCCCTCCGTCGAAGGCGGCTTCAGGGAACTGCTGGCCGGCCTGAAATAAGTTGCAGATTCAACGCGATAAAGCGCCGCGTGTCCTAACGGATGCGCGGCGCTCTATTTTCCGAGATTCTTAGCGTTTCAGCTTGAGACCGACGCCGGCTCGCCATTGCTGCGAATCGGTGCCTTCCTTGCGCGTCGTCAGCTCGTAGCCGAGCGTGCTGGTCAGATCGAGATAGCGGTTGATGTTCCAGGTCAGGCCGGTCGCGGCGGTATAGACGAGCTCGTCGTTGATGGTGCTGTCCGTGGGATAATCGCGCCATATGACCCCGCCGATCATCGTCCCGACCAGGTTGTCGCGCAGCTGGTGGGTGACCGTCGTCGTCAGCGCGTGCGAGACGTAGCCGCTTTCGCCTGCCGTGGTCGAGGGTTGGATGCTCGTCTGCAGGTCGAGATTGACATCGGTGCCGCGGATCGGCGACCAGAGCAGGCTCGCATCGAGCGTGGCTGTATCGATCGAGGACAGCCGGCTGTCTTCGAAATCCGCCATCTCGTAGCCGAGGCCGACTTCACCCTTCAGCTTTTCGCCGAGATCGACCTCGACGCCTGCCTTGGCGCCATAGCTATGGCCGGAGCGCTCGTAACCGGCAGAGTCGCGGGTTTCGTCATAGACCGAACGGCCGATCGTCGCCTCGATGAAGGGAATGAGCGCGGGAGACAGCTCGTAGCCGACGCGGCCGCGCAGCGTACCCGTCGTCTGGTTGCGATCGCTGAGGGCGACGGTGGTGCCGTTCGCAAGCTTGGCATCCGAATAGATCGAGCGGGTCAGTGCCAGTGCCGTCGTGCCGCGCAGGATGCCGAAATCGCGTTGGACGGAGGCGCCGGCCGAAATTTCCTGCACGTCCGACTGCTGTGCGGCGTCGGCGATGGCGTCGGGATCATCCGTATCCTCACGGTAGAAATTATAGCCAGCGGTGAGGTGCGCGGTCGTATCGTCGGGAAGATCCAGCCTGAGATCGCCGTTGACTTTAAAGGAAGGCTGCTCCTCGCCCTCGCCGCTGATATTCCTCTGCCAGGCACCTTCCGAGGTGACGGTCAGCTGGTGCCGACCCCAGTCGGAAGTCAGTGTCGCTGCGGCATCCGTTTCGAGAAAGGCGCGCCGCTGCCTGGTATTGCCGTCCTTGGTGGTCTCGGTGTTGATGCTCTGGGTGACGCTCGGGCGGAGCACGAAAGTGCCAATCGGGATTCCCGGCGTTTCCTCTGTCGAGGCGCTATCGGCAGCCCTGCGGCGCGGCAGCGTCTCGTCGCTCGGCGCCTCGCGGGTGTTCAGCCGGCGTATGTCTTCGTCGAGGATGGAGCCGGTAATGTCGTCGCCGGCTTGCGCATCCGGTATGGCGGGCCGCTGCTGGGCATCGTCCGCGTTCGCGGTCGCGCCGTTTGCCGTAGGCGCAATGGTATCGCCGGTCTCGTCATCGAAACCGGCGGCGGATGCGGCATTGTTGGTGGCGCGGTTATCCTGGGAGGCGGCGGAGCGGCTGTTTGCCGGCTGTGTCGAGGCGGACTGCGCGAAGGCTGCCGTCTGGCTGAGAAGCAGACCACCGACCACTGCAAAAGAGACGGCACGGCTCATGGCGCGGAGCGGCGTCACACTGCTCGTCTGTTTTGGCTGGCCCATGCAATTCGCGCCTGACATGCTTTCGGTTCTTACCCAAAGGTAAAGCCTCGTGGTTAATCATTCGTTGCTGTCGGCGGGCGCTGTTCACAATTCGGAAAGAGTGCGGGGTGGACTTGGAAAGTGAAAAGGTCTAACGCAACTTCATGAACAGAAGAGCGATCAACCTCGTTGAAAACAGCGTGCTCGAGTCGGCAAAACGCACGATAGAGACCGAAAGACGCGGTCTTGAAGCGCTCGAACAAGCTTTTGACAATGGATTGGCCGGCCCTTTCACACGGGCCGTCGAAGTCATCGGCGACATCTCCGGACGTGTGATTGTCACCGGCGTCGGCAAGAGTGGGCATATCGGCGCCAAGCTCGCGGCGACATTCGCTTCGACCGGAACACCCGCCTTTTTCGTGCATGCGGCGGAAGCCAATCACGGCGATCTCGGCATGATCGAGCGTGATGACGTTGTGCTGGCGATTTCGAAAGGCGGCGAGAGCGCCGAACTCAAGAGCATCATTTCCTTCACGCGGCGCTTCTCCATTCCGCTGATCGCGATCACCTGCAGCGAAGGCTCCTCGCTCGCCGCCGCCGCCGATATCGTCCTTCTGATGCCGAACGAACAGGAAGCCTGCCCCAATGGGCTGGCGCCGACGACCTCGACGCTGATGCAGCTTGCAATCGGCGACGCGCTGGCGGTGGCGCTGTTGGAGGCGCGCGGCTTTACCGCCACGGATTTCCACGTCTTCCATCCGGGCGGCAAGCTGGGCGCGAGCCTGATGCATGTCGCCGATATCATGCACACCGGCGAGCGGCTGCCGCTCGTTGCCAAGGGCACACCGATGCCGGAGGCCATCACGGTCCTGTCGCGCAAGCATTTCGGCTGCGTCGGCGTGCTTGATGAGGATGGGCGGCTCTGTGGTATCGTCACCGAAGGCGACATGGCGCGCAACCTGACGCGCAATCTTGCCGAGCTTGCCGTCGACGACATCATGACGCGGACGCCGAAGACGGTGAAGCAGACGGTGCTGGCGACCGCAGCCCTGGCGCTGCTCAACCAGCATCACATCGGCGCGCTGATCGTCATCGACGACGACAGCCGGCCGGTCGGGCTGGTGCATTTCCACGACCTGCTGCGGATCGGCGTCGCCTGATCAGGTTCGTTTGATCAGCGTTATTTGATCAGACGGGCTCGACCGTCAGGTCGCGGCCATTGCTCGAAACCACCTTCACCTGCGTTCCGACGGGCAGGTCAGGCCCCATCACCTGCCATAGCGTATCGTCGAGGCGGATGCGGCCGCGGCCCTCGCGGATCGGTTCGTGCAGGGTCGCCGTGCGGCCGACGAGGCTGGCGCCGCGCTGATTGAGAAAGGGCTCGTCGGTGGTCGCATTGCGCAGGGTCAGCCGGCGGCCGGCGAAGGTCGTGGCAACGGCGAGAAGCGCAAAAAGGATCGCCTGCAACTCCCAGACCCAGAAGGCGCTGTCCCAAAAGAGCAGCGACAGCGCGCCGACGATCAGGGCGGCAAGGCCGATCCAGACCAGGAAGAAGCCGGGAACGATCATTTCCGCGGCGAGCAGCACGAGGCCCGCGACCCACCAGCTCCACGGACCGAGTTCGGCGACGATCTTCGCCAGCATGGCTTAACGCTCCTGCTCGGGATTGAAAGGATTGGGGGTCGACGGATTGATCGGTGGCGTCGAGCGCGCCGGTGCGGGGCGCGGACGCGGCGGTACCGGCAGCGGTGTTGACGGGCTGTTGCCGGCATCGCCGAAGACCTCGCGGGCAATGGCGCCGATACCACCGAGCGAACTCAGGATGGAAGAGGCTTCCATCGGCATCATCACGATCTTGGAATTGGGCGCCGAACCGATCGAGGTGAGCGCCTCGGTATATTTCTGGGCAACGAAATAGTTGATCGCCTGAATGTCGCCAGCGGCGATGGCTTCAGAGACCATCTTCGTCGCCTTGGCCTCGGCCTCGGCCAGGCGTTCGCGGGCTTCGGCGTTGCGGAAGGCGGCTTCGCGCTGGCCTTCGGCCTGCAGGATGGCGGATTGCTTGGCGCCTTCGGCCCTCAGAATCTGTGCGTTGCGCGAGCCTTCGGCCTCCAGCACCTGGGCGCGTTTCTCGCGCTCGGCCTTCATCTGGCGGGCCATCGCATCGACGAGGTCGCGCGGCGGCTGAATGTCCTTGATCTCGACGCGGGTGACCTTGATACCCCAGGGATGCACGGCCTCGTCGACGACGCGCAGCAGCCGGTCGTTGATCGCATCGCGGTTGGAGAGCAGTTCATCAAGATCCATCGAACCCATGACCGAGCGGATGTTGGTCATGGTGAGATTGAGGATGGCGTTTTCGAGGTTGGAGACCTGATAGGCAGCCTGGGCGGCGTTCAGCACCTGATAGAAAGAGACGGCATCGGCCGAAACCGAGGCATTGTCCTTGGTGATCACCTCCTGGGTCGGCACGTTCAGCACCTGCTCCATGACGTTCAACTTGGCGCCGACGCGCTCGATGAAGGGGGTGATGAGGTTGAGGCCTGGCTCCAGCGTGCGGGTATAACGCCCGAAGCGCTCGATCGTATAGCGGTAGCCCTGCGGCACGGTCTTGATCCCGGCAAAGAGTACCAGGATGACGAAGATGACCAGTACGATCACGACGATGTCGAAGCCGCCGAACAGCATGAAAAATTCCTCCTATCGGCGCATTCGCGCCCACCTACACCACTGATGTGGTGAGTTAGCATGTTCTTTGCGAGGAGGAAATGACGCACGGCTGCCGCACCTTCCAAGCGAAAGGACGGTAAGGTCCGTCGGGTCGTCGCCGACTATCCGTGCGGTGTAAATTTCTGAAGATGGTTTCTTAGATCCAGCCCTGCAATTCGCGGCGGACGACCTTTTCCAGCACCTTCATGCCGTCCTCGCCATCGTTGAGGCAGGGGATATGCGCGAACTTCTCGCCGCCGTTTTCGTGGAAGGAGTGGGCGGCCTGTTCGGCGATCTCCTCCAGCGTCTCCAGACAGTCGGAGACGAATCCGGGATTGATGACGGCGATGCGTTTGACGCCGTCCTTGGCGAGTTTCTCAACGGTCTTGTCGGTATAGGGCTGCAGCCATTCCTCCGGCCCGAAGCGGGACTGGAAGGTCACCATGAAGTTTTCTTTGGTGAGCCCGAGCCTCTCGCGCAGCAGCCGGCCGGTCTTCTGGCATTGACAGTAATAGGGATCGCCTTGCTTGAAATAGGACATCGGTATGCCGTGGAAGGAGGCGAGCAGCATCTCGGGCTTCCAGTCGAGGGTCGAAAGATGCCTTTCGACGGATGCGGCGAGCGCTTCGATATAGGTCTCGTCGTCATGATAGGCGGGAACGGTGCGCAGCGCCGGCTGCCAGCGCATTGAGAGCAGCTTCTGGAAGGCCTTGTCGTTGACGGTGGCGGTCGTCGCCGCCGCATATTGCGGATAGAGCGGGAAGAGCACGATCCGGTCGCAGCCTTCTTCTTTCAGCGCGTCGATGCGCGAGGCGATCGACGGCGTGCCGTAGCGCATCGCCCAGTCGACCTTGACGCTATCAAGATCCTTCAGGCGCTCGGCCATCAGTTCCGACTGGTTGCGGGTGTAGGTGCGCAGATAACTTTCGTTCCTCTCCTTGTTCCAGATCAACTCATAGGCCTTACCGACCTTTTGCGGGCGGGTGTTGAGGACGATGCCGAACAGGATCGGATACCACTTCCAGGGCGACCATTCGATGACGCGGCGATCGGTCAGGAATTCCCTGAGGTAACGGCGCATCGAGGTATAATCGGTGCCATCAGGCGTGCCGAGATTGACCAGCAGAACACCGACCTTGCCAAATTTGACGGCCGGATGGTCGGCCGGGCGGAGTGAAATATCTGCTGTCATTCTGACCCCAAAGCTCTTTCTGTCTCTTCGGCTCATACGCAGCCTGGAGATCGTGGTTCACCCTATAGAAAGAAAAGCCGGCCCGGGAAACCCCGGACCGGCCATTGGCATCGGGACAAATCGTCTTACTTGGCAGGGACCTCGATCTCCTTGCCGACCGTCAGGTGACGCGGGTTCGGCTTGCCATTGGCATCCGAAAGCTTCCGCCACAGCGTGCCGTCGCCATAGAAGGTCACTGCGAGATCCCAGAAGGTGTCGCCCGCGGCGATGACGTGGGTGGAAGGCGTCGTCGCGGCAGGTGTGGAGGCTGCCGGTGCGGGTGCCGGTTCCGCAGCGGGTGCGGGTGTTGCTGGCGCCGGTGCCGCGGGTGCAGGAGTCGGTTCTGCAGGTGCCGCCGGCGCGGGAGCCGGTGCTGCTGGGGCCGGGGCAGCGGGTGCGGGAGCCGGCTCGGTGGATGGGGCGGGAGCAGCCGGTGCAGGGCTGGGTTCGGCAGAGGGAGCCGGAGCAGGCGCTGCCTGCGCCAGTTCCGTGACGCGGCCGTCCGTGTAGGGCTTGTAAGGCGAATGCGCGGCGACATATTCGGCGGTCACGTCGGCAAGATCCGGACCATAGTCATAGGCGTTCTGGCCGTCCTTGAAGATCGAATAGCCATCGCCGCCGGCCCGCATGAAGTTGTTGGTGGCGACTTTGTAGGTCTTGGCGGGATCGATCGAAGCGAAATTGTCGCCGTCCTTCACCTGAACATCGCTGACGCGGCTGCCGACGGGTTTCGACTGGTCGAAGGAGAACTTCAGGCCGGCGACCTGCGGAAAGCGCCCGGCGCCCTGGTCGATCTGGCTGACGCCGTTTTCGAGCGCCTTGACGATGTCTGCGCCGCTCAGCTCAAACGTCGCGAGCGTGTTCTGGAAA
The nucleotide sequence above comes from Rhizobium indicum. Encoded proteins:
- a CDS encoding glutamate synthase subunit beta, with translation MGKVTGFLEIDRQVAKYQPASDRIRHFREFTIPMSDPEVQKQAARCMDCGIPYCHGPTGCPVHNQIPDWNDLVYNNNWEAAIQNLHSTNNFPEFTGRVCPAPCEEACTLNLEDAPVAIKTVEQAIADKAYELGFIRPQPATVHTGKKVAVIGSGPAGMAAAQQLGRAGHEVHLYERETKPGGLLRYGIPDFKMEKNFIDRRVEQMKGEGVTFHCGVNIGVDVKVEQLLADHDAVLYCGGSETPREAGIPGTDLAGVHDAMPYLVQQNRRVGRENIDSVGWPSDPILAGAKHIVVVGGGDTASDCVGTAFRQGAVRVTQLDIRPQPPEKEDKLAVWPFWATKMRTSSSQAEGAVREFQVATLEFVGEDGVLTGVKCCEVDERRRPVPGTEFVIRADLAFIAIGFRGPFTGSVLKELDGKLTLNTDKRGSTNVVANDRDYKTSVDKFWTAGDVRRGQSLVVWAIREGRQAARAIDEELMGSTVLPN
- a CDS encoding SGNH/GDSL hydrolase family protein — encoded protein: MPADAELPMTKKIDRTCKIRWLVLALAAASLCLGAFAPVHVAEAQEQRYQRRSIFDFFLGRRYLDDGPQAPDVQQPRRQQRKRPPAQKAIVNTRTAPPVRAPVQEEEPAVQKLGDARKILIVGDFLASGLGDGLTAAFETSPGVVVEARGNVSSGLVRDDYYDWPEQLPKMIDELKPAMVVVMIGANDRQQMVTDTAKEKFRTDGWFTEYRRRVLSFGKEVTDRKIPLLWVGLPAFESDSMTADAVQMNQLYRNQVESIGGEFVDIWDGFVDENGNFIVTGSDVNGQQVRLRTSDGINLTQAGRRKLAFYVEKPARRLLGTQASPDLVRLDSSNLPGLGLPTNPVEHTVPISLSDPNLDGGAELLGARPPPMTLTRSPRDLLVEQGEMTPAPPGRVDDYRLPAVKAPAEVSVK
- a CDS encoding lytic murein transglycosylase codes for the protein MTQNHKNSLRGLALALVVAVQVALVPDNAQADSRFQKWIADFYQTAAQSGISKATYQKAFSGVSEPDPTVLEKAAYQPEFTSKIWDYVDSRVNPYTVKIGREMAAKHARTLAAIEQRFGVDKTILLAIWSMESNYGAVLDKDDRLHYVPRALATLAYADPSRAKFAKKQLVAALKILQNGDVPAREMTGSWAGAMGHTQFIPTSYLLYAIDADGNGYRDIWNSIPDALATSANLLMKNGWDTGKTWGYEVVVPAAAAKQAGKTHTLAQWAALGLTRPNGKAFRESATKAVLKMPAGAGGPGFLMTANFFTIKNYNASDSYALAVGLLADQIAGYGGMQQRWPRPNGALDITEKFELQTRLKTLGYYNGEVDGNFGSGSKAAISAVQSRIGMQPDGEPSLPLLNALRR
- the galU gene encoding UTP--glucose-1-phosphate uridylyltransferase GalU — encoded protein: MAQHNKVRKAVFPVAGLGTRFLPATKAVPKEMLTVVDKPIIQYVVDEAIEAGIEHLVFVTGRNKHVIEDYFDIHFELEQTLRERAKKAEITLLAQQLPKAGTVSFTRQQEPLGLGHAVWCAREIVGDEPFALLLPDMIMKGDKGCMKGMIDLYAQSGGNIIAVEECAPDQAHKYGIVGVGEAIGDGFRITGMVEKPAKGTAPSNFFINGRYILQPEIFKILETQERGAGNEIQLTDGMLKLLKEQDFAGYHFRGATYDCGAKDGFILANVAFALERADIRPSVEGGFRELLAGLK
- a CDS encoding outer membrane beta-barrel protein, which produces MGQPKQTSSVTPLRAMSRAVSFAVVGGLLLSQTAAFAQSASTQPANSRSAASQDNRATNNAASAAGFDDETGDTIAPTANGATANADDAQQRPAIPDAQAGDDITGSILDEDIRRLNTREAPSDETLPRRRAADSASTEETPGIPIGTFVLRPSVTQSINTETTKDGNTRQRRAFLETDAAATLTSDWGRHQLTVTSEGAWQRNISGEGEEQPSFKVNGDLRLDLPDDTTAHLTAGYNFYREDTDDPDAIADAAQQSDVQEISAGASVQRDFGILRGTTALALTRSIYSDAKLANGTTVALSDRNQTTGTLRGRVGYELSPALIPFIEATIGRSVYDETRDSAGYERSGHSYGAKAGVEVDLGEKLKGEVGLGYEMADFEDSRLSSIDTATLDASLLWSPIRGTDVNLDLQTSIQPSTTAGESGYVSHALTTTVTHQLRDNLVGTMIGGVIWRDYPTDSTINDELVYTAATGLTWNINRYLDLTSTLGYELTTRKEGTDSQQWRAGVGLKLKR
- a CDS encoding KpsF/GutQ family sugar-phosphate isomerase, whose amino-acid sequence is MNRRAINLVENSVLESAKRTIETERRGLEALEQAFDNGLAGPFTRAVEVIGDISGRVIVTGVGKSGHIGAKLAATFASTGTPAFFVHAAEANHGDLGMIERDDVVLAISKGGESAELKSIISFTRRFSIPLIAITCSEGSSLAAAADIVLLMPNEQEACPNGLAPTTSTLMQLAIGDALAVALLEARGFTATDFHVFHPGGKLGASLMHVADIMHTGERLPLVAKGTPMPEAITVLSRKHFGCVGVLDEDGRLCGIVTEGDMARNLTRNLAELAVDDIMTRTPKTVKQTVLATAALALLNQHHIGALIVIDDDSRPVGLVHFHDLLRIGVA
- a CDS encoding NfeD family protein, which encodes MLAKIVAELGPWSWWVAGLVLLAAEMIVPGFFLVWIGLAALIVGALSLLFWDSAFWVWELQAILFALLAVATTFAGRRLTLRNATTDEPFLNQRGASLVGRTATLHEPIREGRGRIRLDDTLWQVMGPDLPVGTQVKVVSSNGRDLTVEPV
- a CDS encoding SPFH domain-containing protein: MLFGGFDIVVIVLVIFVILVLFAGIKTVPQGYRYTIERFGRYTRTLEPGLNLITPFIERVGAKLNVMEQVLNVPTQEVITKDNASVSADAVSFYQVLNAAQAAYQVSNLENAILNLTMTNIRSVMGSMDLDELLSNRDAINDRLLRVVDEAVHPWGIKVTRVEIKDIQPPRDLVDAMARQMKAEREKRAQVLEAEGSRNAQILRAEGAKQSAILQAEGQREAAFRNAEARERLAEAEAKATKMVSEAIAAGDIQAINYFVAQKYTEALTSIGSAPNSKIVMMPMEASSILSSLGGIGAIAREVFGDAGNSPSTPLPVPPRPRPAPARSTPPINPSTPNPFNPEQER
- the hemH gene encoding ferrochelatase; this translates as MTADISLRPADHPAVKFGKVGVLLVNLGTPDGTDYTSMRRYLREFLTDRRVIEWSPWKWYPILFGIVLNTRPQKVGKAYELIWNKERNESYLRTYTRNQSELMAERLKDLDSVKVDWAMRYGTPSIASRIDALKEEGCDRIVLFPLYPQYAAATTATVNDKAFQKLLSMRWQPALRTVPAYHDDETYIEALAASVERHLSTLDWKPEMLLASFHGIPMSYFKQGDPYYCQCQKTGRLLRERLGLTKENFMVTFQSRFGPEEWLQPYTDKTVEKLAKDGVKRIAVINPGFVSDCLETLEEIAEQAAHSFHENGGEKFAHIPCLNDGEDGMKVLEKVVRRELQGWI